One genomic segment of Tubulanus polymorphus chromosome 4, tnTubPoly1.2, whole genome shotgun sequence includes these proteins:
- the LOC141904626 gene encoding uncharacterized protein LOC141904626, with translation MTHVTLPERSEKPKDPRPRVELHASWLEHQNKRKWSAIWVKVNSRGEFNIFKNSTSDEKIGQLELNVNSQVKSSTKKGWFEFKLTTEHTDDKGGEYWRKNKFRTKDEKDRNMWVACIGVVCTGKFDSNLSLTPMQKTHLYNYQAERNRDGDSSSMSAGDLKVFPPRRQTLSNVNEPTAHSNAVVRRRSSDPPAPPLPRNRPPVMTRIGSMENILDAQSASSKSSSETSGSASACASTAYSCGSDSAFGSDSGVFMNHTFFMNRAENVQIPPWFFMSCSREMAETILMKSHEMGDGGNVLIRESIKNRQHGSYSASILKNIKGTLKVQHFEIQRVVRGYRLGTMKNQPEMLCLHDVVLFLIQRLGTNYFPMSTNSLSHYGIEPPSYETQLPDDRYNKIEVQDDTDQIYDVPAQDGGSSEARYRHPSCNDDLPVPLSPRELIQCVIKEQDIYVNDEFIAQNTLLTTDCQEIQQQQTAVTSECELQAPPIPAMPHRSRPRQSQPPQRTLATDLESALRQRRIDMGCDD, from the exons ATGACACATGTCACTCTTCCTGAGAGATCTGAAAAACCAAAAGACCCTCGCCCTCGTGTCGAGCTGCATGCTAGTTGGCTGGAACATCAGAACAAAAGGAAG TGGTCAGCCATTTGGGTTAAGGTCAACTCCAGAGgcgaattcaatattttcaaaaattctacTTCTGACGAAAAG ATCGGTCAGCTTGAGTTGAATGTGAATTCACAAGTGAAATCTTCTACCAAAAAAGGATGGTTCGAATTCAAATTGACAACTGAGCACACAGATGACAAAGGTGGCGAATATTGGCGTAAAAACAAGTTCAGG ACGAAGGATGAAAAAGACAGGAACATGTGGGTTGCGTGTATTGGCGTTGTTTGCACT gGGAAATTCGACAGCAATTTATCTTTAACACCAATGCAAAAGACACATTTGTATAACTACCAAGCAGAAAGAAATCGAGATGGTGACTCGTCTTCAATGAGTGCCGGTGACCTCAAAGTATTTCCCCCACGCCGACAAACGTTATCAAATGTCAATGAACCAACTGCACATTCTAATGCAGTTGTTCGCCGTCGGTCGTCTGATCCTCCTGCACCACCCCTACCACGCAACAGGCCTCCAGTGATGACAAGAATCGGCAGTATGGAGAATATTCTTGACGCGCAATCagcatcatcaaaatcatcgtcCGAGACTTCAGGGAGCGCATCTGCCTGTGCTTCAACAGCTTACAGTTGCGGTTCTGATTCAGCGTTCGGTTCCGACAGCGGCGTATTCATG AATCACACGTTTTTCATGAATAGGGCAGAAAATGTGCAAATCCCACC ATGGTTCTTTATGTCATGCTCGCGAGAAATGGCAGAGACAATCCTGATGAAAAGCCATGAGATGGGTGATGGTGGCAATGTCCTCATACgagaaagtattaaaaaccgCCAGCACGGCAGTTACTCGGCGTCAATactaaaaaatattaaagg TACTCTGAAGGTTCAGCACTTCGAAATACAACGAGTCGTACGTGGTTATAGGCTAGGCACGATGAAG AACCAACCAGAAATGCTATGTCTTCACGATGTGGTGTTGTTTCTTATCCAACGTCTCGGAACGAACTATTTCCCCATGTCTACGAATTCGTTGTCACATTACGGTATCGAACCGCCGTCCTACGAAACGCAGCTTCCTG ACGACcgttataacaaaattgaaGTCCAAGATGATACTGACCAGATCTATGATGTGCCTGCGCAAGATGGAG GCTCGTCGGAAGCGCGGTATCGGCATCCATCTTGTAACGACGATTTGCCCGTTCCTCTATCCCCGAGAGAATTGATCCAATGCGTGATCAAAGAACAAGATATCTACGTAAACGACGAATTCATAGCGCAAAATACACTTTTAACGACGGACTGTCAAGAgattcaacaacaacaaacggCAGTTACTTCAGAATGTGAACTCCAAGCGCCTCCTATACCCGCGATGCCACACAGATCACGTCCAAGACAATCGCAACCACCACAAC GAACATTAGCAACAGATCTGGAATCGGCCCTTAGACAACGGAGAATAGATATGGGATGCGACGATTAA
- the LOC141903967 gene encoding uncharacterized protein LOC141903967: protein MSPHQDAMTNDGKTTSGRDIDEEKQAIKDHVITAKTKGLEIGSTYVRLAGIMAALLYGGCSMSMAFVNKALLSTYEFKFPASILAFQMTFVILILSCLNVLGHVKLPPLSVARCRGFLLPSMFYASNAVLGLTALSSMNIPMYGVIKRMAPLAILVLGIFMLDKGRPSKRIVIAILLMTGGCILAGYGDLTFNLYAYACGLGSSLTQAMYLTLVQKHSDKLTVAETLQLISINTLPVLILWAIFKRELTGIMNFFEEASTVPLTVYILISLMISVGALLNYSMFLCTTYNSALTTSVVGIIKSVLSTIIGMFSFGGVAVNTPTAIGIGANLVGGVLYTIAKYHEQNV, encoded by the exons ATGTCTCCACATCAGGACGCGATGACGAACGATGGCAAAACGACGTCCGGACGTGACATCGACGAAGAAAAACAGGCCATCAAAGACCATGTAATCACTGCCAAAACGAAAG GACTCGAGATCGGTTCAACATACGTCCGGTTGGCAGGAATAATGGCAGCGTTGTTATATGGCGGTTGTTCTATGTCGATGGCGTTCGTGAACAAAGCTTTACTCTCGACATACGAATTCAAATTCCCCGCGTCTATTCTAGCGTTCCAGATGACATTTGTCATCTTAATTCTATCATGTCTGAACGTTCTGGGACACGTGAAACTTCCGCCATTAAGCGTTGCGAGATGTCGAGGTTTCTTACTTCCGTCGATGTTCTACGCGTCCAATGCAGTTCTAGGGTTGACTGCTCTGTCATCTATGAATATTCCTATGTATGGAGTGATAAAACGAATGGCCCCGTTGGCCATTCTCGTACTTGGTATATTTATGCTCGATAAAGGCCGGCCTTCTAAGCGAATTGTGATCGCCATCTTATTGATGACCGGAGGCTGCATTCTAGCGG gttaTGGTGATTTAACGTTTAACTTATACGCCTACGCGTGCGGTCTGGGTAGCAGTTTAACTCAGGCGATGTACTTGACTTTGGTGCAGAAACATTCCGACAAATTAACGGTAGCCGAGACTCTACAACTCATTAGCATAAACACTTTACCTGTGCTGATTTTATGGgccattttcaaaagagaattgACTGGTATTATGAATTTCTTCGAGGAGGCCTCCACAGTACCGTTAActgtttatattttaattaGTCTAATGATCTCCGTTGGTGCTTTATTAAATTATAGTATGTTCTTATGCACGACTTACAACTCCGCTCTGACTACGTCGGTAGTCGGCATCATAAAAAGTGTACTGTCGACAATCATCGGAATGTTTTCGTTCGGTGGCGTTGCAGTCAACACCCCGACAGCCATCGGTATAGGCGCGAATCTCGTCGGCGGCGTTCTCTACACGATCGCTAAATATCACGAACAAAATGTATGA
- the LOC141903675 gene encoding protein CLN8-like, which yields MQYIGYLHPSLSELDYYSSSVKAAIVGLSTASFFAVYLLSAVLAQWSWTYRNLRAKEKIFWNLTVMRGAFGIFGTLAGIWITWFDDELYKDVVFGTNATSHFILLVSVGFFVIECLVLTYSDVKYNSFNYMLHLHHWLALSGYLSCIVLNSAHYFACVALMLEITTPFSCICWTLLKCGFARTKLWKLNQLVLVHLFHCRTLIEAFIFIQSWRNWSTIWSSMPWSNFLILHVGLVISFLYLTPYWTYKKTTQLVNPVDWNFEDSDRTRVMNGHVCKGE from the coding sequence ATGCAATATATCGGGTACCTGCATCCGTCTCTTTCCGAGCTCGATTACTATTCGTCGAGTGTAAAGGCTGCAATCGTCGGTTTATCCACTGCTAGTTTCTTCGCTGTCTACCTCTTGTCCGCCGTATTGGCGCAATGGTCTTGGACGTACAGGAATCTGCGAGCGAAAGAGAagatattttggaatctgacCGTCATGCGTGGCGCATTCGGTATATTCGGCACGTTAGCTGGAATATGGATAACCTGGTTCGACGATGAGCTGTACAAGGATGTAGTCTTCGGTACAAACGCCACGAGCCATTTCATCTTGCTCGTTTCGGTCGGGTTTTTCGTCATCGAATGCCTGGTGCTGACGTATTCGGACGTTAAATACAACAGTTTCAACTACATGTTGCATCTTCACCACTGGCTAGCTTTAAGCGGCTATCTTTCCTGCATCGTTTTAAATAGTGCACATTATTTCGCGTGTGTCGCTTTGATGTTGGAGATCACGACACCATTTTCGTGTATTTGCTGGACACTTTTGAAATGCGGATTTGCGCGAACGAAGTTGTGGAAGTTGAACCAGTTAGTCCTCGTCCATCTATTCCACTGCCGTACGCTAATAGAagcgtttattttcattcaatcgTGGCGAAACTGGTCGACGATTTGGTCATCGATGCCTTGGTCCAATTTCCTAATCTTACACGTGGGATTAGTGATAAGCTTCCTGTATTTGACACCTTATTGGACGTACAAGAAAACGACGCAACTCGTAAACCCCGTCGATTGGAACTTCGAAGATTCCGATAGAACCAGGGTTATGAACGGCCACGTTTGTAAAGGCGAATAA
- the LOC141903966 gene encoding extracellular serine/threonine protein kinase FAM20C-like, which translates to MKLMMKFHHRFVFLIGFMCVLSVILTTTTVLQYVLEQRRTVKDFMNANAQFMRSSVSDTHVLRRVKDDESENNQGKETNGAAVIPRNNTLVYVEAAKSVKTTLLDDSTELFIRRKLADQRKEIREKGAQLDLYESSDGTKLPSWGTFHNKISRYELYSEESDYIDRLLYDMSHKTITDAEMKAGGTQLKVMITFSDEGQALMKPMRFTREKETLPDHFYFVDYERHNAEVAAFHLDRILGFRRVPPCAGRIFNISRDLEQYAEYTFKKTFFRSPAKNHCFHGVCSYYCDTSHAFCGNPDTIEGSLCAYLPSKDVAQRKNWRNPWKRSYSKHKQAAWETDSSYCKQVQQTPPYNKGRRLLDLIDLAVFDYLTGNMDRHHYETFLDFGNDTFLLHLDQGRAFGKSLHDETSILAPLYQCCYIRASTWQKLKFLRNSPVKLSDLMQKSLTRDVINPVLLEPHLLALDRRIIKILRMVKGCIRAHGEKTVVIDDGF; encoded by the exons ATGAAGTTAATGATGAAATTCCATCATCGTTTCGTTTTCCTGATAGGATTTATGTGCGTCCTTTCCGTTATTCTCACGACGACGACCGTCCTGCAATACGTCCTTGAACAAAGGCGAACGGTGAAAGATTTCATGAACGCCAACGCGCAGTTCATGCGCAGCTCGGTATCGGATACACATGTACTGCGACGCGTAAAGGACGATGAATCAGAAAATAACCAAGGAAAGGAAACAAACGGTGCAGCCGTTATCCCGCGTAATAACACTTTGGTATACGTTGAAGCGGCTAAATCCGTCAAAACTACCCTCCTGGACGACTCGACGGAATTGTTCATCCGCAGGAAATTAGCTGATCAGAGGAAGGAAATTCGGGAGAAAGGTGCTCAGTTGGATCTGTACGAGTCGAGCGATGG GACCAAGCTGCCATCCTGGGGAACATTCCATAACAAGATTAGCCGCTATGAATTATACAGCGAGGAATCGGATTACATCGATCGTCTCCTGTACGATATGTCTCACAAAACAATCACGGATGCAG AGATGAAAGCTGGTGGGACGCAGTTGAAAGTGATGATTACATTCAGCGATGAGGGACAAGCACTTATGAAGCCCATGAG ATTTACGAGGGAAAAAGAAACGCTTCCCGATCACTTTTATTTCGTCGATTACGAACGCCACAACGCCGAAGTTGCGGCGTTTCATCTCGATCGGATCCTCGGATTTCGTCGTGTGCCGCCGTGTGCCGGACGCATTTTCAACATTAGCCGTGATTTAGAGCAATACGCGGAATACACATTCAAAAAGACGTTTTTTAGGTCACCTG CTAAAAATCACTGCTTCCACGGGGTGTGTTCATACTACTGCGACACTTCACACGCATTTTGCGGCAATCCGGACACGATAGAAGGTTCTCTTTGCGCGTATCTGCCCAGCAAGGACGTGGCGCAACGAAAAAACTGGCGAAATCCTTGGAAGCGTTCGTATagcaaacacaaacaagcCGCATGGGAGACTGACTCCTCGTATTGTAAGCAGGTACAACAAACTCCGCCCTACAACAAGGGACGCCGCCTTCTTGATTTGATAGATTTAGCAGTATTTGATTATCTTACAG GTAACATGGATCGTCATCACTACGAAACATTCCTAGATTTTGGCAACGATACTTTTCTACTTCATCTAGATCAAGGGAGAGC GTTTGGAAAATCGTTACACGACGAAACGTCAATTTTGGCTCCGCTTTATCAATGCTGTTATATCAGAGCTTCCACGTGGCAAAAGCTGAAGTTCTTACGGAATTCGCCAGTCAAATTGAGCGATTTGATGCAAAAATCTCTGACCAGAGACGTCATCAATCCGGTGCTACTAGAGCCCCATCTATTGGCGTTAGATAgaagaataataaaaatattgagGATGGTGAAGGGGTGTATTAGAGCTCACGGCGAGAAAACTGTGGTGATCGATGACGGATTTTGA
- the LOC141903827 gene encoding acetylcholine receptor subunit alpha-like 2 produces MTSAFVFLISWVDHRLVWDPEDYGDISSLTIISDQIWLPDLVLLDRADGKLELLRDTVLTIRLGNDGRIRWEPGGTFQTMCKMSMRMFPFDKQSCELRLIAWATYVSEMHFTVVNNHSTALVYYTESNIWSLLPNDVDLHEEHHPARDDGEFFPVIVVTLGFKRKSLYFVVNIVCPCILFSLMLLTVFAQPPNSGDRVNLGTNVFLGLILFLLLVADSIPRSGDEVPILGIYLMLLLCLSSIAVVESILLGELAACVTTMPSCLLPVCPITNRHRHKRTRDSTKIQINGIPIAATDSDSDHKPEPVTYQHVCTDTSDLTPNTKTSRKTVCLRVVRIIDKFCLSIYIFLLLGVTVYLLLLYLT; encoded by the exons ATGACGTCAGCGTTCGTTTTTCTGATC AGCTGGGTTGATCATCGACTCGTCTGGGACCCGGAAGACTACGGAgatatatcatctttaactATCATCTCCGATCAGATTTGGTTACCGGATTTAGTCTTGCTGGATAG aGCCGACGGGAAGTTGGAACTATTGCGTGACACCGTGCTAACGATACGTCTCGGAAACGACGGCAGAATAAGATGGGAGCCCGGAGGAACTTTTCAAACCATGTGCAAAATGAGCATGCGCATGTTTCCATTCGATAAGCAATCTTGCGAATTGCGGCTTATCGCATGGGCGACGTACGTCAGTGAAATGCATTTCACGGTGGTCAACAACCACAGCACGGCACTCGTTTACTATACGGAAAGTAACATTTGGTCTTTACTACCGAACGACGTGGACCTGCACGAAGAACATCACCCAGCCAGAGATGACGGAGAATTCTTCCCCGTTATTGTAGTTACTTTAGGCTTCAAACGGAAGAGTTTATATTTCGTCGTGAATATCGTCTGCCCGTGTATACTATTTTCGTTGATGTTGCTGACAGTGTTCGCGCAGCCACCGAACTCTGGTGATCGGGTTAATCTCGGGACGAACGTCTTCCTCGGATTAATCCTATTTCTTTTACTTGTAGCAGACAGCATACCCCGTTCGGGAGACGAAGTCCCTATCTTAG GAATATATCTGATGCTGTTGCTGTGTCTGTCATCTATAGCCGTAGTAGAATCTATACTGCTGGGAGAGTTGGCCGCTTGTGTGACTACAATGCCGTCTTGTCTGCTGCCAGTGTGCCCGATTACGAATCGCCACCGACACAAGCGAACGCGCGATTCTACCAAAATTCAGATCAACGGCATTCCGATCGCGGCTACAGATTCCGATTCGGATCATAAGCCGGAACCGGTGACGTATCAACACGTGTGCACGGACACCAGTGATTTAACGCCGAACACGAAGACCAGCCGTAAGACTGTATGTCTTCGCGTCGTTAGGATAATCGACAAATTCTGTCTTTCGATTTACATCTTCCTTCTACTCGGTGTGACAGTCTATCTCTTGTTGTTATACCTTACTTGA
- the LOC141903829 gene encoding opsin-VA-like: MTAIAIDRFLTMTKSYSSYFLKKHGVRWVGGVWCISIIMMIPNFSTISSRTRTNESHCGRSTAKTVLVYPITFLFCSVLPPIVTTVICYGRIYSVVRVVANRIRISRISSASKTSNVSGTNDIENAKTEKILAKRMIIVVTFVLVSWLPYSFFEVIIEGFEISLPLSVRLLPALIAKSFAVVNPLINVIFNRKYKKKVVDYILCRCRRNNSVQPLRLQRMMLNTPFADELDFPFPKQQNGPLRVACTGNPFPILETISEHQESNMLRVAQFPMRAQIFGKAKLHFNAKLPSPLSDEERLPAEGCDDYKLTATKKPPLIRRKGVILMKGDSESFNSLNSLPSSKKI, from the exons ATGACAGCCATAGCCATCGACAG atTTCTGACGATGACCAAGTCGTATTCGAGCTATTTCCTCAAAAAGCATGGCGTCCGATGGGTCGGAGGAGTTTGGTGTATATCCATTATCATGATGATTCCTAATTTTTCCACAATCTCGTCGCGGACTCGCACGAACGAGTCTCACTGCGGTCGATCTACGGCAAAAACTGTCCTGGTTTATCCGATTACCTTCCTGTTTTGTAGCGTGCTGCCCCCTATAGTAACGACGGTCATCTGTTATGGCCGAATCTACTCGGTTGTACGCGTCGTCGCGAACCGCATACGAATAAGTCGGATCTCGTCGGCATCTAAGACCAGCAATGTCTCGGGAACTAACGATATTGAAAACGCCAAGACGGAAAAGATACTCGCCAAACGGATGATAATAGTAGTAACATTTGTGCTCGTCAGCTGGCTTCCGTACAGTTTCTTCGAGGTGATAATCGAAGGCTTCGAGATATCGTTGCCGCTTTCCGTCCGCCTGTTGCCTGCGCTTATCGCGAAATCCTTCGCCGTCGTCAATCCGTTAATCAACGTCATATTCAATCGTAAATACAAGAAAAAGGTTGTCGACTATATACTATGTCGTTGTAGGCGCAATAACTCCGTCCAACCGCTTCGGCTTCAACGCATGATGCTTAACACGCCATTCGCCGACGAGCTCGACTTTCCGTTCCCCAAGCAACAAAACGGACCTCTTCGCGTAGCTTGTACAGGAAACCCGTTTCCAATTCTTGAAACGATTTCCGAGCACCAAGAGAGCAACATGCTGCGCGTAGCGCAATTTCCGATGCGTGCGCAGATATTTGGAAAAGCCAAGTTACATTTTAACGCTAAACTTCCATCTCCGTTATCAGACGAAGAAAGACTTCCTGCCGAAGGTTGTGACGACTATAAACTAACCGCTACCAAAAAACCACCGTTAATAAGACGGAAAGGCGTTATTCTAATGAAGGGGGATTCGGAATCTTTTAATTCGCTCAATTCTCTTCCGAGCTCaaagaaaatctga